In the Brassica napus cultivar Da-Ae chromosome A7, Da-Ae, whole genome shotgun sequence genome, one interval contains:
- the LOC106415764 gene encoding F-box/kelch-repeat protein At2g43270-like isoform X3 → MGEDEENPNQIYITTDVVEEILVRLPLKSILRFKTVSREWRSLMESRRFADRRMSVPKNRKFLAVGNQAQSRFQGDEEIEMVYLECNEATRPSLTCDGVVCIPEPNWVSVLNPSTREFLRFCSGPFHYENDMSTEVWWSEFNINSAMGFGKDEVTGKYKVVSMLFDHNHYQIIDVDIGQWRKLVPPPYKVDTRRKSACVKGSIYWLDLFRIYNILAFDLHTEEFRDVQVLPPLFHSAAARIVNLDDRLAIADICMMKPGWNLEIWIMDAQEQTWCMTYSITLAHRFIPMHGRVIEEWSTMFTPLAVSKKGSLFFYDTKKRLFKYDPETDFLCCLSSDICVISPFVENLVCLHPGCVPKTRPPRGCRNGRSCLNQPWRKRQFGLSFKT, encoded by the exons ATGGGGGAAGATGAAGAAAACCCTAATCAGATCTACATAACTACCGATGTGGTGGAAGAAATACTTGTTAGGCTACCCTTGAAATCAATTCTCAGATTCAAAACCGTCTCGAGGGAATGGAGATCATTAATGGAGTCGAGGAGGTTCGCGGACAGGCGTATGAGTGTTCCAAAGAACCGAAAATTCTTGGCTGTCGGAAACCAGGCCCAATCGCGGTTCCAAGGAGACGAAGAGATCGAGATGGTTTACTTAGAGTGTAATGAAGCCACACGACCTTCTTTGACATGTGACGGTGTAGTTTGCATACCGGAACCGAATTGGGTCAGCGTTTTGAATCCTTCGACCAGAGAATTCCTTAGATTCTGTAGCGGCCCCTTCCACTATGAGAACGACATGTCTACCG AAGTATGGTGGAGCGAATTCAATATAAACTCGGCGATGGGATTCGGTAAGGACGAAGTTACCGGGAAGTATAAAGTAGTGAGCATGTTGTTTGATCATAACCATTACCAGATTATTGATGTTGACATTGGCCAATGGCGGAAACTGGTCCCGCCTCCTTACAAGGTTGATACGAGAAGGAAGTCGGCGTGTGTGAAAGGATCCATCTACTGGTTAGACCTTTTtcgtatatataatatactagCTTTCGATCTTCACACAGAAGAATTTCGGGATGTCCAGGTACTTCCTCCCCTTTTTCACTCGGCCGCAGCTCGGATAGTGAACCTTGATGATCGTCTAGCCATAGCTGACATATGTATGATGAAACCTGGATGGAATCTAGAGATATGGATCATGGATGCACAAGAACAAACATGGTGTATGACTTACTCCATAACTTTAGCACATAGATTTATTCCAATGCACGGGAGAGTTATAGAGGAATGGTCAACGATGTTCACGCCATTGGCTGTTTCTAAGAAAGGGAGTCTTTTCTTCTATGACACTAAGAAGAGGTTGTTCAAATATGATCCAGAGACGGACTTCCTTTGTTGCCTTTCTTCAGATATTTGTGTTATCTCTCCTTTTGTCGAAAATTTGGTCTGTTTACATCCAGGATGTGTTCCGAAAACCCGGCCACCACGTGGGTGCCGCAATGGACGTAGCTGTCTAAATCAG CCATGGAGGAAGCGGCAATTTGGTTTAAGCTTCAAAACTTAG
- the LOC106415764 gene encoding F-box/LRR-repeat protein At2g43260-like isoform X2 encodes MGEDEENPNQIYITTDVVEEILVRLPLKSILRFKTVSREWRSLMESRRFADRRMSVPKNRKFLAVGNQAQSRFQGDEEIEMVYLECNEATRPSLTCDGVVCIPEPNWVSVLNPSTREFLRFCSGPFHYENDMSTVWWSEFNINSAMGFGKDEVTGKYKVVSMLFDHNHYQIIDVDIGQWRKLVPPPYKVDTRRKSACVKGSIYWLDLFRIYNILAFDLHTEEFRDVQVLPPLFHSAAARIVNLDDRLAIADICMMKPGWNLEIWIMDAQEQTWCMTYSITLAHRFIPMHGRVIEEWSTMFTPLAVSKKGSLFFYDTKKRLFKYDPETDFLCCLSSDICVISPFVENLVCLHPGCVPKTRPPRGCRNGRSCLNQVPGSRISKQIKLQIPNILLTSTLVSLICFGYSYRYRT; translated from the exons ATGGGGGAAGATGAAGAAAACCCTAATCAGATCTACATAACTACCGATGTGGTGGAAGAAATACTTGTTAGGCTACCCTTGAAATCAATTCTCAGATTCAAAACCGTCTCGAGGGAATGGAGATCATTAATGGAGTCGAGGAGGTTCGCGGACAGGCGTATGAGTGTTCCAAAGAACCGAAAATTCTTGGCTGTCGGAAACCAGGCCCAATCGCGGTTCCAAGGAGACGAAGAGATCGAGATGGTTTACTTAGAGTGTAATGAAGCCACACGACCTTCTTTGACATGTGACGGTGTAGTTTGCATACCGGAACCGAATTGGGTCAGCGTTTTGAATCCTTCGACCAGAGAATTCCTTAGATTCTGTAGCGGCCCCTTCCACTATGAGAACGACATGTCTACCG TATGGTGGAGCGAATTCAATATAAACTCGGCGATGGGATTCGGTAAGGACGAAGTTACCGGGAAGTATAAAGTAGTGAGCATGTTGTTTGATCATAACCATTACCAGATTATTGATGTTGACATTGGCCAATGGCGGAAACTGGTCCCGCCTCCTTACAAGGTTGATACGAGAAGGAAGTCGGCGTGTGTGAAAGGATCCATCTACTGGTTAGACCTTTTtcgtatatataatatactagCTTTCGATCTTCACACAGAAGAATTTCGGGATGTCCAGGTACTTCCTCCCCTTTTTCACTCGGCCGCAGCTCGGATAGTGAACCTTGATGATCGTCTAGCCATAGCTGACATATGTATGATGAAACCTGGATGGAATCTAGAGATATGGATCATGGATGCACAAGAACAAACATGGTGTATGACTTACTCCATAACTTTAGCACATAGATTTATTCCAATGCACGGGAGAGTTATAGAGGAATGGTCAACGATGTTCACGCCATTGGCTGTTTCTAAGAAAGGGAGTCTTTTCTTCTATGACACTAAGAAGAGGTTGTTCAAATATGATCCAGAGACGGACTTCCTTTGTTGCCTTTCTTCAGATATTTGTGTTATCTCTCCTTTTGTCGAAAATTTGGTCTGTTTACATCCAGGATGTGTTCCGAAAACCCGGCCACCACGTGGGTGCCGCAATGGACGTAGCTGTCTAAATCAGGTACCGGGCTCCCGGATATCTAAACAGATCAAACTGCAGATCCCTAATATTTTACTTACCTCTACTCTAGTGTCTCTAATTTGTTTTGGTTACAGTTATAGATATCGTACTTGA
- the LOC106415764 gene encoding F-box/LRR-repeat protein At2g43260-like isoform X1 has protein sequence MGEDEENPNQIYITTDVVEEILVRLPLKSILRFKTVSREWRSLMESRRFADRRMSVPKNRKFLAVGNQAQSRFQGDEEIEMVYLECNEATRPSLTCDGVVCIPEPNWVSVLNPSTREFLRFCSGPFHYENDMSTEVWWSEFNINSAMGFGKDEVTGKYKVVSMLFDHNHYQIIDVDIGQWRKLVPPPYKVDTRRKSACVKGSIYWLDLFRIYNILAFDLHTEEFRDVQVLPPLFHSAAARIVNLDDRLAIADICMMKPGWNLEIWIMDAQEQTWCMTYSITLAHRFIPMHGRVIEEWSTMFTPLAVSKKGSLFFYDTKKRLFKYDPETDFLCCLSSDICVISPFVENLVCLHPGCVPKTRPPRGCRNGRSCLNQVPGSRISKQIKLQIPNILLTSTLVSLICFGYSYRYRT, from the exons ATGGGGGAAGATGAAGAAAACCCTAATCAGATCTACATAACTACCGATGTGGTGGAAGAAATACTTGTTAGGCTACCCTTGAAATCAATTCTCAGATTCAAAACCGTCTCGAGGGAATGGAGATCATTAATGGAGTCGAGGAGGTTCGCGGACAGGCGTATGAGTGTTCCAAAGAACCGAAAATTCTTGGCTGTCGGAAACCAGGCCCAATCGCGGTTCCAAGGAGACGAAGAGATCGAGATGGTTTACTTAGAGTGTAATGAAGCCACACGACCTTCTTTGACATGTGACGGTGTAGTTTGCATACCGGAACCGAATTGGGTCAGCGTTTTGAATCCTTCGACCAGAGAATTCCTTAGATTCTGTAGCGGCCCCTTCCACTATGAGAACGACATGTCTACCG AAGTATGGTGGAGCGAATTCAATATAAACTCGGCGATGGGATTCGGTAAGGACGAAGTTACCGGGAAGTATAAAGTAGTGAGCATGTTGTTTGATCATAACCATTACCAGATTATTGATGTTGACATTGGCCAATGGCGGAAACTGGTCCCGCCTCCTTACAAGGTTGATACGAGAAGGAAGTCGGCGTGTGTGAAAGGATCCATCTACTGGTTAGACCTTTTtcgtatatataatatactagCTTTCGATCTTCACACAGAAGAATTTCGGGATGTCCAGGTACTTCCTCCCCTTTTTCACTCGGCCGCAGCTCGGATAGTGAACCTTGATGATCGTCTAGCCATAGCTGACATATGTATGATGAAACCTGGATGGAATCTAGAGATATGGATCATGGATGCACAAGAACAAACATGGTGTATGACTTACTCCATAACTTTAGCACATAGATTTATTCCAATGCACGGGAGAGTTATAGAGGAATGGTCAACGATGTTCACGCCATTGGCTGTTTCTAAGAAAGGGAGTCTTTTCTTCTATGACACTAAGAAGAGGTTGTTCAAATATGATCCAGAGACGGACTTCCTTTGTTGCCTTTCTTCAGATATTTGTGTTATCTCTCCTTTTGTCGAAAATTTGGTCTGTTTACATCCAGGATGTGTTCCGAAAACCCGGCCACCACGTGGGTGCCGCAATGGACGTAGCTGTCTAAATCAGGTACCGGGCTCCCGGATATCTAAACAGATCAAACTGCAGATCCCTAATATTTTACTTACCTCTACTCTAGTGTCTCTAATTTGTTTTGGTTACAGTTATAGATATCGTACTTGA
- the LOC106415764 gene encoding F-box/kelch-repeat protein At2g43270-like isoform X4 translates to MGEDEENPNQIYITTDVVEEILVRLPLKSILRFKTVSREWRSLMESRRFADRRMSVPKNRKFLAVGNQAQSRFQGDEEIEMVYLECNEATRPSLTCDGVVCIPEPNWVSVLNPSTREFLRFCSGPFHYENDMSTEVWWSEFNINSAMGFGKDEVTGKYKVVSMLFDHNHYQIIDVDIGQWRKLVPPPYKVDTRRKSACVKGSIYWYFLPFFTRPQLG, encoded by the exons ATGGGGGAAGATGAAGAAAACCCTAATCAGATCTACATAACTACCGATGTGGTGGAAGAAATACTTGTTAGGCTACCCTTGAAATCAATTCTCAGATTCAAAACCGTCTCGAGGGAATGGAGATCATTAATGGAGTCGAGGAGGTTCGCGGACAGGCGTATGAGTGTTCCAAAGAACCGAAAATTCTTGGCTGTCGGAAACCAGGCCCAATCGCGGTTCCAAGGAGACGAAGAGATCGAGATGGTTTACTTAGAGTGTAATGAAGCCACACGACCTTCTTTGACATGTGACGGTGTAGTTTGCATACCGGAACCGAATTGGGTCAGCGTTTTGAATCCTTCGACCAGAGAATTCCTTAGATTCTGTAGCGGCCCCTTCCACTATGAGAACGACATGTCTACCG AAGTATGGTGGAGCGAATTCAATATAAACTCGGCGATGGGATTCGGTAAGGACGAAGTTACCGGGAAGTATAAAGTAGTGAGCATGTTGTTTGATCATAACCATTACCAGATTATTGATGTTGACATTGGCCAATGGCGGAAACTGGTCCCGCCTCCTTACAAGGTTGATACGAGAAGGAAGTCGGCGTGTGTGAAAGGATCCATCTACTG GTACTTCCTCCCCTTTTTCACTCGGCCGCAGCTCGGATAG
- the LOC125576131 gene encoding uncharacterized mitochondrial protein AtMg00810-like: protein MRFEKCTKEPSVYCKTQGGDVLIIAIYVDDLFVTGTSLKMIRQFKEEMSKKFEMSDLGKLTYYLGIEVIQGADGIRIKQERYAQGIMCDTKMEACNATQIPMEANLKISKAEDEQEINATEFRRIIGCLRYLLHTRPDLCYAVGVLSRYMHNPRDSHGQAIKHILRYVKGTTNYGLFFKRDGSRSVVGYSDSSHNIVLDDGRSTSGHAFYYGSSLITWTPQKQQTVALSSCKAEFMAATEAAKQAIWIKELLSEILSKEGERVKLRIDNKAAIALTKNLVFHGRSKNVLKKYHFIRECVENGHIEVEHVPGVEQKADILTKPLARIMFKDYVQANEEHNRSSRN from the coding sequence ATGAGATTTGAGAAGTGTACGAAGGAACCATCAGTGTACTGCAAGACTCAAGGAGGAGACGTCTTGATCATAGCCATCTACGTTGATGATCTATTTGTGACAGGAACTTCGCTTAAGATGATTAGGCAATTCAAGGAGGAGATGTCTAAGAAGTTCGAGATGTCAGATTTAGGTAAGCTAACGTACTACCTTGGCATAGAGGTGATTCAAGGAGCAGACGGAATCAGAATAAAGCAAGAGAGGTATGCTCAAGGAATCATGTGTGACACAAAGATGGAAGCGTGTAACGCAACTCAAATTCCAATGGAGGCGAATTTGAAGATCTCAAAAGCTGAAGATGAACAAGAGATAAATGCTACCGAGTTCAGAAGAATCATAGGATGTCTGAGGTATTTGCTTCACACAAGACCCGACCTGTGTTACGCAGTAGGTGTTCTTAGCAGATACATGCACAATCCGAGAGACTCTCACGGACAAGCCATCAAACACATATTGCGATATGTGAAAGGAACAACAAACTACGGTCTGTTCTTTAAGAGAGATGGGTCAAGGAGTGTCGTTGGTTATAGTGACAGCAGTCACAACATTGTTCTCGATGACGGGAGGAGCACGTCAGGACATGCATTCTACTACGGTTCATCACTGATTACTTGGACGCCGCAGAAGCAGCAGACGGTTGCATTGTCATCATGCAAAGCAGAATTCATGGCAGCAACAGAAGCAGCGAAGCAAGCTATATGGATCAAGGAATTGTTGAGTGAGATACTAAGCAAAGAAGGCGAGAGAGTCAAGCTTAGGATCGACAACAAAGCAGCCATTGCTCTAACCAAGAATCTAgttttccatggaaggagtaagAATGTACTCAAGAAGTATCACTTCATTCGTGAGTGTGTGGAGAACGGGCATATCGAAGTGGAGCATGTGCCGGGTGTTGAGCAGAAGGCCGACATCCTTACCAAGCCATTAGCAAGGATTATGTTCAAGGATTATGTTCAAGCAAATGAGGAGCATAATCGGAGTTCAAGAAATTGA
- the LOC106413914 gene encoding carbohydrate-binding X8 domain-containing protein isoform X1, translated as MAILLSLFLIFSMVTYSNAAVCVCKDGDEQALQKVIDYACGSGADCSQIEQNGPCFQPNTVKNHCDVAVNSFYQKKASTGATCDFNGAAVVSTSPPSNASSCLSSSGSTSTPTTGTPSTGNLTTGSPSTRTPSTGNSTFGMPTNVNPTTGVPTSSVFPGTTMGPSGSTGFDPSCGDDLSVQTATVIVLTTIAVVALRV; from the exons ATGGCAATTTTGCTTTCTTTGTTTCTTATCTTCTCCATGGTTACTTATTCAA ACGCTGCGGTTTGTGTGTGTAAGGACGGAGACGAGCAAGCGCTTCAGAAGGTAATAGACTACGCGTGTGGATCAGGTGCTGACTGTTCGCAGATTGAGCAAAATGGTCCTTGTTTCCAACCGAACACCGTTAAAAACCACTGTGATGTCGCCGTTAACAGCTTTTATCAGAAGAAAGCTTCCACTGGTGCAACGTGTGACTTTAACGGCGCCGCCGTAGTCTCCACTTCCCCTCCTTCAA ATGCTTCTAGTTGTTTATCTAGTTCCGG CTCCACTAGTACTCCGACCACCGGAACTCCATCCACCGGAAATCTAACCACCGGATCTCCATCTACCAGAACTCCATCCACCGGAAATTCAACCTTTGGGATGCCAACCAACGTCAATCCCACCACTGGAGTGCCGACTTCATCTGTATTCCCTGGAACTACTATGGGACCCTCAGGGAGCACCGGTTTCGATCCTAGCTGTGGAGATGACCTCTCTGTCCAAACAGCGACAGTCATCGTACTAACCACTATCGCGGTCGTGGCTTTGCGAGTTTAG
- the LOC106413914 gene encoding carbohydrate-binding X8 domain-containing protein isoform X2, with product MAILLSLFLIFSMVTYSNAAVCVCKDGDEQALQKVIDYACGSGADCSQIEQNGPCFQPNTVKNHCDVAVNSFYQKKASTGATCDFNGAAVVSTSPPSNASSCLSSSGSTSTPTTGTPSTGNLTTGTPSTGTPSTGNSTFGMPTNPTTGVPTSSVFPGTSMGPSGSTGFDPSGGEKHYVQTTTVIVLTTIAAVALRF from the exons ATGGCAATTTTGCTTTCTTTGTTTCTTATCTTCTCCATGGTTACTTATTCAA ACGCTGCGGTTTGTGTGTGTAAGGACGGAGACGAGCAAGCGCTTCAGAAGGTAATAGACTACGCGTGTGGATCAGGTGCTGACTGTTCGCAGATTGAGCAAAATGGTCCTTGTTTCCAACCGAACACCGTTAAAAACCACTGTGATGTCGCCGTTAACAGCTTTTATCAGAAGAAAGCTTCCACTGGTGCAACGTGTGACTTTAACGGCGCCGCCGTAGTCTCCACTTCCCCTCCTTCAA ATGCTTCTAGTTGTTTATCTAGTTCCGG CTCCACTAGTACTCCGACCACTGGAACTCCATCCACCGGAAATCTAACCACCGGAACTCCATCTACCGGAACTCCATCCACCGGAAATTCAACCTTTGGAATGCCAACCAATCCCACCACTGGAGTGCCGACTTCATCTGTATTCCCTGGAACTAGTATGGGACCCTCCGGGAGCACCGGTTTCGATCCAAGCGGTGGAGAGAAACACTATGTCCAAACCACGACCGTCATTGTCCTAACCACCATCGCGGCTGTGGCTTTGCGATTTTAG